The following are from one region of the Ananas comosus cultivar F153 linkage group 20, ASM154086v1, whole genome shotgun sequence genome:
- the LOC109725446 gene encoding disease resistance protein RGA2-like isoform X2, translating into MALAFVAQSAASVVIEKLIGAAVSFVGECGAGLSAMQDEIQRLRQAFPRIRAILTFVEEGQTVTTKQNEGLDAWLWQLRDAVDQAEDVLDEMEYYELEKAVKAGDNKVRQGTELNLKRKFTEFANNIFGNDDTLTRLRGAVKALDHVAAGSEPLLHLVTQLYNSDVKRQQEDEIRNARETSSFLTEDTICGRDTEKERIVEWLTKPTSDEPENASATVGEVSAFAIVGMGGLGKTTLAQFIYHDEKVRKCFDLVLWVCVSDQFDVAMLTRKILEAANVRESLGDKSLNTIQEILKEKLISKKFFLVLDDVWADKKFLQWKSLVSPLKFGQHGSKILLTTRMDSVADTVASILRCKKESLTLTGLEKVDFMRLFNTHAFAGTNIDDHGNLKLIGEQIAKKLGGCPLAAKILGGCLNSCMDEKYWTRILNENFLNLQESEDNIMMILRLSYHHLPTSLQICFRYCSIFPKDHVFGKNELVHMWIGSGLIKRPIREKRSLEDIGEEYLNHLARKSLFDVKLSEEGYVMHDLLHDLAQLVSSGECLGIEDDGSRDIPETIRHLYVNRVPVNKVNPLMISHLKNLRTLIIHLNKSFTAVDFNKVLKDLKSLRFLRVTAAADYKFPDEVGKLIHLRYLSLFLFLSSRSDRENEIFILPQSVYRLYHLEVMQLQAEKDLLILDGMDKIPWICKFKAIQELDHFRVHQLKNLQSLRELGISSLENVTSPEEAADANLIERKNLYKLSLRWSRNRSGGLEVDEPLLDNLRPHTNLKKLEIEGYAGVRSPCWMTEKSSLSIIRSITLSNCERWENLPPFGQLPLLEFLYLESMQAVKKLCCPRSVGGCAFPSLQKLYLHSMPDLELFEGEHMFPLLNELEIRSCPSLKGLPALPLTLSRLVIWKAGLTSLPMMQQDCSSGQGRASCSSSSHPALFKLSICECPNLTSLDGFMLQQQCFPALKSLYIVGCENLRHLPEKFFQKLPSLKDLAIIMCPNLTTHGILDDRLPETLRQLALVSNDDFDLPLLESLPKSNNLHSLDISGCASMTSLPTAEVFPRLSELSIWNCKELSSLDGLQALLPLQFLRIEGCDKLVELSLLQPPLGLTNTSPTGTELLSLNIDRPALLRVEPLRNLNNSVSELRIIDGTELTSLDEQWLLQNRNSLQRLDIHKASSLESLPRSMIDLQSLCYLEIHDARLLRSIPELPASMKNLKISGCRPELKEYIEGSGKFANIPSVEVIEKSS; encoded by the coding sequence ATGGCTTTGGCCTTTGTGGCTCAGTCCGCGGCGTCGGTGGTAATCGAGAAGCTGATCGGCGCGGCCGTATCCTTCGTGGGGGAGTGCGGCGCCGGGCTGAGCGCCATGCAGGACGAGATCCAGAGGCTTCGTCAGGCTTTTCCACGGATTCGAGCGATCTTGACTTTCGTCGAGGAGGGGCAGACTGTCACTACGAAGCAAAACGAGGGTCTGGACGCCTGGCTGTGGCAACTCAGAGATGCTGTCGATCAGGCGGAGGATGTGCTTGATGAGATGGAGTACTACGAGCTGGAGAAGGCAGTGAAAGCTGGAGATAACAAAGTACGACAAGGTACTGAACTCAACTTGAAGAGAAAGTTTACTGAGTTTGCTAACAATATCTTTGGAAATGACGACACTTTGACGAGGTTGAGGGGGGCCGTGAAGGCGTTAGATCATGTTGCTGCTGGTAGTGAGCCTTTACTTCACCTTGTTACGCAGCTATACAATTCGGATGTTAAGCGTCAACAGGAAGATGAGATACGAAATGCCCGTGAGACTAGCTCCTTCTTAACTGAGGATACAATTTGCGGTCGAGACACGGAGAAGGAAAGGATAGTTGAATGGTTAACAAAACCGACAAGCGATGAGCCGGAGAATGCTTCTGCAACTGTCGGTGAGGTCTCGGCTTTTGCGATCGTTGGCATGGGTGGGTTGGGAAAGACCACTCTCGCGCAGTTCATCTACCACGATGAAAAAGTGCGGAAGTGCTTCGACTTGGTTTTGTGGGTGTGTGTTTCCGATCAATTTGATGTGGCTATGCTGACAAGAAAGATCTTGGAAGCGGCGAATGTTCGGGAGAGCCTTGGCGACAAGAGCCTTAATACAATTCAAGAGATTCTTAAAGAAAAGCTGATCTCCAAGAAGTTTTTTCTTGTACTAGACGATGTATGGGctgataaaaaatttcttcaatGGAAGAGTTTGGTGAGTCCTTTAAAATTTGGACAACATGGAAGCAAGATTCTGTTGACAACTCGAATGGATTCAGTGGCGGACACGGTAGCCAGTATTCTACGATGTAAAAAAGAGTCTTTAACATTAACTGGGTTAGAAAAAGTTGATTTTATGCGTCTTTTCAATACGCATGCATTTGCTGGAACGAATATTGATGATCATGGAAACTTAAAATTGATTGGTGAGCAAATAGCAAAGAAGCTTGGGGGATGCCCATTGGCAGCAAAAATTTTGGGCGGATGTTTGAACTCTTGCATGGATGAAAAATACTGGACAAgaattttgaatgaaaattttctaaatttgcaAGAAAGTGAGGACAACATTATGATGATTCTGAGATTGAGCTATCATCATCTGCCGACAAGCTTGCAAATTTGCTTTAGATACTGCAGTATATTTCCTAAGGATCATGTGTTTGGAAAGAATGAGCTTGTCCATATGTGGATAGGTTCTGGGTTAATCAAGCGACCAATACGTGAAAAGCGAAGTTTAGAGGATATAGGAGAGGAGTATTTAAACCATCTGGCAAGAAAATCCCTTTTTGATGTCAAACTAAGCGAGGAAGGTTATGTCATGCATGATCTGTTGCATGATCTAGCTCAGCTTGTCTCTTCAGGGGAATGTTTGGGAATTGAAGATGATGGTTCTAGAGATATTCCCGAAACAATCCGCCACTTATATGTCAACAGGGTACCTGTCAACAAGGTAAACCCTCTTATGATCTCCCATCTCAAGAACTTACGCACCCTTATTATTCATTTAAACAAGAGTTTCACTGCAGTAGATTTTAATAAGGttctaaaagatttaaaaagcTTACGCTTTCTACGAGTGACCGCAGCTGCTGACTATAAGTTTCCAGATGAAGTTGGTAAACTCATTCACCTCCGctacctctccctcttcctcttcctctcttcaaGGAGTGACAGAGAAAATGAGATATTTATTCTACCTCAATCTGTGTATAGACTCTATCACCTAGAAGTAATGCAGCTTCAGGCAGAGAAAGATCTTTTGATACTGGATGGAATGGACAAGATTCCTTGGATTTGCAAATTCAAAGCAATTCAGGAGTTAGACCATTTCCGTGTCCATCAATTAAAAAACCTGCAAAGCCTCCGAGAATTAGGCATTAGTAGTCTGGAAAATGTAACGAGTCCCGAAGAGGCTGCAGATGCCAACTTGATTGAGAGAAAAAATCTTTATAAATTGTCACTCCGTTGGTCTAGGAATCGCTCTGGTGGTCTAGAGGTAGATGAGCCACTTCTTGATAATTTAAGACCACATACCAATCTCAAGAAACTAGAAATTGAAGGATATGCCGGAGTTAGATCTCCATGTTGGATGACGGAGAAATCTTCTCTTTCTATTATAAGGTCTATCACACTATCCAACTGTGAGAGATGGGAGAACCTCCCACCTTTTGGGCAACTTCCTTTGCTCGAGTTTCTTTATTTAGAAAGCATGCAGGCTGTAAAGAAATTATGTTGTCCAAGAAGTGTTGGTGGTTGCGCCTTTCCATCACTACAGAAGCTATACTTGCACAGCATGCCGGACTTGGAGTTGTTCGAAGGCGAGCACATGTTCCCTCTGCTTAATGAATTGGAAATACGTTCTTGTCCTAGCTTGAAGGGTTTGCCTGCTTTGCCTCTTACTCTAAGTCGACTGGTTATTTGGAAGGCCGGATTGACTTCTCTTCCGATGATGCAACAAGATTGCAGTAGCGGCCAAGGACGAGCATCGTGCTCATCATCATCGCATCCTGCACTTTTTAAACTAAGCATTTGTGAGTGCCCAAACCTCACATCTCTAGATGGATTCATGTTACAACAACAATGTTTTCCAGCCTTGAAGAGTTTATACATTGTTGGATGTGAAAATCTAAGGCATTTGCCGGAAAAATTCTTCCAAAAACTTCCCTCCCTCAAGGATTTGGCTATAATAATGTGTCCCAATCTCACGACACACGGGATTCTAGACGATCGATTGCCCGAGACACTTCGACAACTCGCCCTTGTATCAAACGACGATTTCGATTTGCCGCTACTGGAGTCATTGCCAAAATCGAACAATCTACACTCCTTGGATATTAGTGGATGTGCAAGCATGACGTCCCTTCCTACGGCGGAAGTTTTTCCAAGGTTGTCGGAACTCAGCATCTGGAACTGTAAAGAGCTGTCGTCATTGGATGGGCTACAAGCTCTCCTCCCGCTCCAATTCTTGCGGATTGAAGGATGCGACAAGCTCGTCGAACTTTCACTGTTGCAACCACCATTAGGCCTCACTAATACCAGCCCCACAGGTACGGAGCTTCTTAGTCTTAATATCGACCGGCCAGCTCTGTTGCGCGTCGAACCATTGAGAAACCTCAACAACTCTGTTAGCGAGTTAAGAATAATTGATGGTACCGAACTCACATCCCTCGACGAGCAATGGCTGTTGCAAAACCGAAACTCCCTTCAACGCTTAGATATTCATAAGGCCTCGTCTCTTGAATCCTTACCGCGCAGTATGATAGATCTTCAATCCCTGTGTTATTTGGAGATACATGATGCTCGTTTGCTGCGATCGATTCCAGAACTGCCCGCCTCaatgaaaaatctaaaaattagcGGCTGTCGCCCCGAATTGAAGGAGTACATTGAAGGCTCTGGAAAATTCGCCAATATTCCTTCGGTGGAG